From a region of the Panicum virgatum strain AP13 chromosome 2K, P.virgatum_v5, whole genome shotgun sequence genome:
- the LOC120668965 gene encoding uncharacterized protein LOC120668965: MEGRPSEEISAAEAVLVGALSSGVNAPTWFVLKTTFLLLAFCFTAMLALAFSSKNFVIVGHVFLLVTIGTVLFVLLNRFLAEVGLVPVEQQMQEMGIHKTEPADKEKRK, translated from the exons ATGGAAGGGCGCCCCTCAGAAGAAATATCAGCTGCTGAAGCTGTCCTGGTGGGAGCATTGTCGTCCGGTGTTAAT GCTCCCACGTGGTTTGTGCTGAAGACCACATTTTTGCTCCTGGCCTTCTGTTTTACTGCAATGCTCGCACTAGCATTCTCGTCGAAAAACTTCGTGATTGTTGGGCATGTTTTTCTGCTCGTAACTATTGGCACGGTGCTATTTGTGCTGCTTAATAG GTTTCTGGCAGAAGTTGGGCTTGTGCCTGTTGAACAACAGATGCAGGAGATGGGCATCCACAAAACAGAACCCGCAGATAAAGAGAAAAGAAAGTAA